Genomic DNA from Novipirellula galeiformis:
GGTCGACGGCGTGATCGCCGGCGTCGGTGGCGTGTTAATCTTTTTGCCTCAGATCGCGTTATTGTTCTTCTTTTTGGCGTTGTTAGAGGATTGCGGCTACATGTCGCGAGCCGCGTTTTTGGTCGATCGCGTGATGACGCTATTCGGGCTCAGTGGCAAATCGTTCTTGCCGATGATGAGTTCGTTTGCCTGTGCGGTGCCGGGGGTGATGGCAACGCGCGTGATTGAAAATCGTCGTGACCGATTTGCCACGATCATGGTGGCGCCGCTGATGAGCTGCAGTGCTCGCTTGCCAGTCTATTTGCTGTTGATCGGCGCGTTCATTCCCAGTGCCAGTTATGTTGGCGGTTTATTGTCGACTCAGGCGTTGGTACTGATGGCGATGTATCTGGTCGGCGTGGGCGTTGCGATCCCGGTAGCGTGGCTGCTCAAGCGAACGCTACTGCGCGGCGAAGTCGCCCCGTTTGTGTTGGAGCTCCCCGAATACAAAGTCCCCTCGGCAAGGGTGATTCTGGCACGCGTCTGGGAGGCCAGCAAAGCGTTTGTCGTACGTGCGGGGACAATGATTTTTGCTGCTTCGATCGTGATTTGGTTCGCCGGTTTCTGGCCCGGGGATCACACGCGGCAATTTGAAATTGAGCGTGAGATCGAACGCCTGGAAACGCTCCAAGCGTCGGCGGCCCCCGTTTCGACAGCACAAGCGGAGCAAAGTGAAGCGTCCGCCGTCACCGAGCCGGGGATGGATGAAATTTCCGCGACGCTTGAAACGCTACGGGCCGAACATCGCGTGTTGAGTGCGACATTGTTGGAAAACAGTGTTTTGGGCCGAGTGGGTCACGTGATCGAACCGGTCGTCAAACCGCTCGGATGGGATTGGCGCATCGGCGTCGGAGCGGTTGCAAGTTTTCCGGCCCGCGAGGTGATCATTGCGACGCTCGGGACGATCTACAGCCTCGGTGGGGAGGTGGACGAAGAGGACGACAGTTTGATGGCAGCCCTTCGCGCATCCAAATGGCCCGACGGAAGCCCGGTCTTTACGGTCCCGGTGGCCTTGTCGGTGATGGTCTTCTTCGCCCTTTGTGCACAATGCGTCAGTACCTTGTTGGTAATCAAACGTGAAACAAATTCATGGTTCTGGCCCGTGCTTAGTTTTTCCTACATGACGGTGCTCGCCTACATCGGGGCATTCGTCACGTATCAAGTCGGCGTGCGATTCTTCTGAGGTATTCGATAAAGTGTTCGATTGGCAATCCGTGGTTGCACTATCGGTTGTTTGCCTGGCTGCGTTGTGGTTGTTGCGTGGGATGGTGGCGACGATCCGCAAGTGCTTGAGCGACGATCCGGCCGACGCGGTTGGGTGTGGGAATTGCCCTAAGAATCCAGCGACGAAGCCCGAGAACAATCTGGTTCAACTGAGTCGCCCCAAACGGGATCACGGCTAAGCGGATCGCCCGCGATCAGGCTACGAAACGGCCTTTGCTTTGACGGCCCTGAGGCACCGGGTAACCTGCGTGATCTGGGCGTTCGTCCGCTCGACCAAAAAGCATTGGTGCGATCCCCCACACCTCTGGGAATTCCGTTAGAATCGTGCTCCAAGCGCAGGTCCCATTCGAATCCCCTTTGCAAACCGCAACATGAGCACCACAGTCGAGTCGATGCAGAGCCAGGCTGACGAGTTTCGGGAGCGATACGCTTCGGTGCGTGAGATGATCGGACGTGTGATCGTTGGTCACGACGAGATCGTGCATGGCGTATTGACCGCCATGCTCTGTGGTGGCCACTGTTTGCTTGAGGGCGTTCCGGGGCTCGGGAAAACGATGCTCGTGAGAACGCTTGCCGAAGTGCTCCACCTGAACTTCAACCGTATCCAATTCACCCCCGACTTGATGCCAGCGGACATCCTCGGCACCAACTTGATCAACGAAGACGAGCACGGCCATCGTAAGTTCGAGTTCCAAAAGGGACCCGTCTTTACCCAAATCCTGCTGGCCGACGAAATCAACCGGGCGACTCCCAAAACCCAATCGGCGATGCTGGAAACGATGCAAGAAGGAACCGTCACGGCGGCGGGACATCGATTCATTCTCGATAAACCCTTCTTTGTTTTGGCGACCCAAAACCCGATCGAACAAGAGGGGACGTACCCGTTGCCGGAAGCGCAGATGGACCGCTTTCTGTTCAAATTGGTCGTCGGATACAGTTCGCGAGAAGATTTAAACGAGATCGTCGATCGCACGACGCGCGGTGTCAAAACCGAAATCGAAAAAGTGATGGATGGCGCGGAAATCATG
This window encodes:
- a CDS encoding AAA family ATPase, with amino-acid sequence MSTTVESMQSQADEFRERYASVREMIGRVIVGHDEIVHGVLTAMLCGGHCLLEGVPGLGKTMLVRTLAEVLHLNFNRIQFTPDLMPADILGTNLINEDEHGHRKFEFQKGPVFTQILLADEINRATPKTQSAMLETMQEGTVTAAGHRFILDKPFFVLATQNPIEQEGTYPLPEAQMDRFLFKLVVGYSSREDLNEIVDRTTRGVKTEIEKVMDGAEIMKWQSLVREVILAPHVQDYLVRLTLATHPEGAHSVKATNDYIRWGSSPRGAQTLALASKVRALLDGRYNVSFEDIRRVYLPAMRHRVLLNFEAQAEGIQPDQVLLDVLEKVPEKAD
- the feoB gene encoding ferrous iron transport protein B; translation: MKAASRVALVGNPNTGKSTLFNALAGMHVRTGNYAGVTIEKKIGRCDLGSSTADDAIASDHDACVVDLVDLPGTYSLAPRSPDELVAVEVLTGDVESEPPIDVIVCVVNATVLQRNLFLVSQVLELGKPTIVALNMIDTAEARGLAIDVDQLSKNLGVPVVCTSASRRTGIDALKSAIRAELDRIERDRVDGEPVKTIERDRPLPSEFYEVCNELRGELITRACTNDSLASRTPWESVLPDQYLIERMLLDRGGEAERRAVRRLGAAVLPAISASREKLATLVGDPVDMECSARYSWAAQSLKQVVSTKLAKPRNATDWLDAILTHRVAGLVCFFATMFLIFQCIYSFSSYPMDAIEFCTGAVSDLVASIVPPGMLQSLLVDGVIAGVGGVLIFLPQIALLFFFLALLEDCGYMSRAAFLVDRVMTLFGLSGKSFLPMMSSFACAVPGVMATRVIENRRDRFATIMVAPLMSCSARLPVYLLLIGAFIPSASYVGGLLSTQALVLMAMYLVGVGVAIPVAWLLKRTLLRGEVAPFVLELPEYKVPSARVILARVWEASKAFVVRAGTMIFAASIVIWFAGFWPGDHTRQFEIEREIERLETLQASAAPVSTAQAEQSEASAVTEPGMDEISATLETLRAEHRVLSATLLENSVLGRVGHVIEPVVKPLGWDWRIGVGAVASFPAREVIIATLGTIYSLGGEVDEEDDSLMAALRASKWPDGSPVFTVPVALSVMVFFALCAQCVSTLLVIKRETNSWFWPVLSFSYMTVLAYIGAFVTYQVGVRFF